A portion of the Hoplias malabaricus isolate fHopMal1 chromosome 1, fHopMal1.hap1, whole genome shotgun sequence genome contains these proteins:
- the kif3cb gene encoding kinesin family member 3Cb isoform X1: MSKRNSVVLLRPRTMSLGKKSEAVKVVVRCRPINKKEEAMSSEKIVEVDVKLGQVNVHNPKAPGALVKSFTFDAVYDMASKQSDLYDYSCKPLIDSVLLGFNGTIFAYGQTGTGKTYTMQGQPTDPEKRGVIPNSFQQVFTHISRSQNQQYLVRVSYLEIYQDEIRDLLCKDNNKKLELKENPELGVYVKDLSSVVTKNIKEIEHVMNLGNQSRSVGFTKMNERSSRSHAVFVITIECSEVGADGEEHIRVGKLNMVDLAGSERQSKTGAQGRRFKEAAKINLSLSALGNVISALVDGKSSHVPYRDSKLTRLLQDSLGGNSKTVMVATIGPTSCHYEETLTTLRFANRAKNIRNRPKINEDPKDALLREFQEEIARLKAQLEERGMLAKERRRRRNSMRMKRSMSSGEVETPRNQEVDMVEMVQEESAEEYWWKQQMGQMAKNVGSDSPGVGRRLGTVDEKGKTMEELLKEQQAMEMMIEKYKALESKLLTGGKNIIDHTNEQQRMLELKRQEISEQERQERDMQQLMFEQDEETVELKETFSTLQQEVDLKTKKLKKLYSKLQMVRAETGDIIDEHVTTRQELEQTLNELTREMKFKNLIIDNFIPPEEKNKIINRLHYDSEEDQWKVSPLLPSENSSSPRIRRRPTSVVGYKRPMSQHAQVAVATGAPSRYRPENVMLLELDMTPPVMVPLDLEGAEMRTRGFLREFNHHRRRTTESRVMRARSWYQGPTPPASPPTTSVASGSQCPPPTMGACAAIPQP; the protein is encoded by the exons ATGTCTAAGAGGAACAGCGTCGTGCTGCTGAGGCCGAGGACCATGTCCCTAGGTAAGAAATCAGAAGCCGTGAAGGTGGTGGTGAGGTGCCGCCCTATAAACAAGAAAGAGGAGGCCATGAGCTCCGAGAAAATAGTGGAGGTGGATGTGAAGCTGGGGCAGGTAAACGTGCACAACCCCAAAGCCCCGGGAGCTCTGGTCAAAAGCTTCACGTTTGATGCCGTCTATGACATGGCATCCAAGCAAAGCGATCTGTACGATTACTCATGTAAACCCCTCATAGACTCAGTCTTACTCGGCTTCAATGGAACCATATTTGCCTATGGTCAGACCGGCACTGGGAAAACATACACCATGCAGGGTCAGCCCACAGACCCGGAGAAGCGAGGGGTCATCCCCAATTCCTTCCAGCAAGTCTTCACTCACATATCCAGGTCCCAGAACCAGCAGTACTTGGTGAGGGTGTCGTATCTGGAGATATACCAAGACGAGATACGGGACCTCCTCTGCAAGGACAACAACAAGAAGCTGGAGCTGAAGGAGAACCCTGAGCTGGGCGTGTACGTCAAAGACCTCTCCTCTGTGGTGACCAAGAACATCAAAGAAATCGAGCACGTGATGAACCTGGGGAATCAGTCCAGGTCTGTGGGATTCACCAAAATGAACGAGCGCAGCTCGCGCTCACATGCCGTGTTTGTCATCACCATCGAGTGCAGTGAGGTGGGCGCTGACGGAGAGGAGCACATTCGAGTGGGCAAGCTGAACATGGTGGACCTGGCGGGCAGCGAACGCCAAAGCAAGACTGGCGCCCAGGGCCGGAGGTTCAAAGAAGCGGCCAAGATCAACCTGTCCCTCAGTGCTCTCGGGAACGTCATATCCGCCCTGGTGGATGGGAAGAGCTCCCACGTCCCCTACAGGGACTCCAAACTCACACGCCTCTTGCAGGACTCTCTGGGTGGGAACTCCAAAACGGTGATGGTGGCTACGATCGGACCCACCTCCTGCCACTATGAGGAGACCCTCACTACGCTGAGGTTCGCCAACAGAGCAAAGAACATCCGGAACAGGCCAAAGATCAACGAGGACCCCAAAGACGCTTTGCTGCGAGAGTTCCAAGAAGAGATAGCCCGGCTCAAGGCCCAGCTTGAGGAGCGAGGGATGCTGGCGAAGGAACGGAGGAGGCGGAGGAACAGCATGAGGATGAAGAGGAGCATGAGCAGCGGAGAGGTGGAGACCCCCAGGAACCAGGAGGTGGACATGGTTGAGATGGTGCAGGAGGAGAGTGCTGAGGAGTATTGGTGGAAGCAGCAGATGGGGCAGATGGCCAAGAACGTCGGCAGCGACAGCCCTGGGGTTGGGAGGAGGTTAGGGACGGTGGATGAAAAAGGAAAGACCATGGAGGAATTATTGAAGGAGCAGCAGGCCATGGAAATGATGATTGAAAAATATAAG GCATTGGAAAGTAAGCTCCTGACTGGAGGAAAGAACATAATTGACCACACCAATGAGCAGCAGAGAATGCTGGAGCTGAAGAGACAGGAGATTTCTGAGCAG gagagacaggagagagataTGCAACAGCTGATGTTCGAGCAGGATGAAGAAACGGTGGAACTTAAGGAAACTTTCTCCACTCTACAGCAGGAGGTGGACCTTAAAACCAAAAAGCTTAAGAAG CTGTACAGCAAGCTGCAGATGGTCAGAGCTGAAACAGGGGACATCATTGATGAACATGTGACGACGAGACAGGAACTGGAGCAGACACTGAACGAGCTGACGAGAGAGATGAAATTCAA GAATCTCATCATTGACAATTTTATTCCTCCTGAGGAGAAAAACAAGATCATAAACCGCCTCCACTACGACAGCGAGGAGGACCAGTGGAAGGTCTCGCCCCTTCTGCCCTCTGAAAA CAGCAGCTCTCCCCGAATCAGACGAAGGCCGACTTCTGTGGTGGGTTACAAGCGGCCGATGAGCCAGCATGCCCAGGTTGCTGTGGCAACAGGAGCTCCTTCCAGATACAGG CCAGAAAACGTCATGCTGCTGGAGCTGGATATGACGCCACCAGTCATGGTCCCTCTCGATTTGGAAGGTGCAGAGATGAGGACGCGAGGCTTCCTCCGTGAGTTTAACCACCACCGGAGAAGGACAACTGAATCCCGTGTGATGCGAGCCAGGTCCTG GTATCAAGGACCAACTCCACCCGCTTCTCCGCCAACCACCTCTGTGGCCTCTGGGTCTCAGTGCCCACCTCCTACAATGGGGGCATGTGCCGCCATTCCCCAGCCATGA
- the kif3cb gene encoding kinesin family member 3Cb isoform X2: MSKRNSVVLLRPRTMSLGKKSEAVKVVVRCRPINKKEEAMSSEKIVEVDVKLGQVNVHNPKAPGALVKSFTFDAVYDMASKQSDLYDYSCKPLIDSVLLGFNGTIFAYGQTGTGKTYTMQGQPTDPEKRGVIPNSFQQVFTHISRSQNQQYLVRVSYLEIYQDEIRDLLCKDNNKKLELKENPELGVYVKDLSSVVTKNIKEIEHVMNLGNQSRSVGFTKMNERSSRSHAVFVITIECSEVGADGEEHIRVGKLNMVDLAGSERQSKTGAQGRRFKEAAKINLSLSALGNVISALVDGKSSHVPYRDSKLTRLLQDSLGGNSKTVMVATIGPTSCHYEETLTTLRFANRAKNIRNRPKINEDPKDALLREFQEEIARLKAQLEERGMLAKERRRRRNSMRMKRSMSSGEVETPRNQEVDMVEMVQEESAEEYWWKQQMGQMAKNVGSDSPGVGRRLGTVDEKGKTMEELLKEQQAMEMMIEKYKALESKLLTGGKNIIDHTNEQQRMLELKRQEISEQERQERDMQQLMFEQDEETVELKETFSTLQQEVDLKTKKLKKLYSKLQMVRAETGDIIDEHVTTRQELEQTLNELTREMKFKNLIIDNFIPPEEKNKIINRLHYDSEEDQWKVSPLLPSENSSPRIRRRPTSVVGYKRPMSQHAQVAVATGAPSRYRPENVMLLELDMTPPVMVPLDLEGAEMRTRGFLREFNHHRRRTTESRVMRARSWYQGPTPPASPPTTSVASGSQCPPPTMGACAAIPQP, from the exons ATGTCTAAGAGGAACAGCGTCGTGCTGCTGAGGCCGAGGACCATGTCCCTAGGTAAGAAATCAGAAGCCGTGAAGGTGGTGGTGAGGTGCCGCCCTATAAACAAGAAAGAGGAGGCCATGAGCTCCGAGAAAATAGTGGAGGTGGATGTGAAGCTGGGGCAGGTAAACGTGCACAACCCCAAAGCCCCGGGAGCTCTGGTCAAAAGCTTCACGTTTGATGCCGTCTATGACATGGCATCCAAGCAAAGCGATCTGTACGATTACTCATGTAAACCCCTCATAGACTCAGTCTTACTCGGCTTCAATGGAACCATATTTGCCTATGGTCAGACCGGCACTGGGAAAACATACACCATGCAGGGTCAGCCCACAGACCCGGAGAAGCGAGGGGTCATCCCCAATTCCTTCCAGCAAGTCTTCACTCACATATCCAGGTCCCAGAACCAGCAGTACTTGGTGAGGGTGTCGTATCTGGAGATATACCAAGACGAGATACGGGACCTCCTCTGCAAGGACAACAACAAGAAGCTGGAGCTGAAGGAGAACCCTGAGCTGGGCGTGTACGTCAAAGACCTCTCCTCTGTGGTGACCAAGAACATCAAAGAAATCGAGCACGTGATGAACCTGGGGAATCAGTCCAGGTCTGTGGGATTCACCAAAATGAACGAGCGCAGCTCGCGCTCACATGCCGTGTTTGTCATCACCATCGAGTGCAGTGAGGTGGGCGCTGACGGAGAGGAGCACATTCGAGTGGGCAAGCTGAACATGGTGGACCTGGCGGGCAGCGAACGCCAAAGCAAGACTGGCGCCCAGGGCCGGAGGTTCAAAGAAGCGGCCAAGATCAACCTGTCCCTCAGTGCTCTCGGGAACGTCATATCCGCCCTGGTGGATGGGAAGAGCTCCCACGTCCCCTACAGGGACTCCAAACTCACACGCCTCTTGCAGGACTCTCTGGGTGGGAACTCCAAAACGGTGATGGTGGCTACGATCGGACCCACCTCCTGCCACTATGAGGAGACCCTCACTACGCTGAGGTTCGCCAACAGAGCAAAGAACATCCGGAACAGGCCAAAGATCAACGAGGACCCCAAAGACGCTTTGCTGCGAGAGTTCCAAGAAGAGATAGCCCGGCTCAAGGCCCAGCTTGAGGAGCGAGGGATGCTGGCGAAGGAACGGAGGAGGCGGAGGAACAGCATGAGGATGAAGAGGAGCATGAGCAGCGGAGAGGTGGAGACCCCCAGGAACCAGGAGGTGGACATGGTTGAGATGGTGCAGGAGGAGAGTGCTGAGGAGTATTGGTGGAAGCAGCAGATGGGGCAGATGGCCAAGAACGTCGGCAGCGACAGCCCTGGGGTTGGGAGGAGGTTAGGGACGGTGGATGAAAAAGGAAAGACCATGGAGGAATTATTGAAGGAGCAGCAGGCCATGGAAATGATGATTGAAAAATATAAG GCATTGGAAAGTAAGCTCCTGACTGGAGGAAAGAACATAATTGACCACACCAATGAGCAGCAGAGAATGCTGGAGCTGAAGAGACAGGAGATTTCTGAGCAG gagagacaggagagagataTGCAACAGCTGATGTTCGAGCAGGATGAAGAAACGGTGGAACTTAAGGAAACTTTCTCCACTCTACAGCAGGAGGTGGACCTTAAAACCAAAAAGCTTAAGAAG CTGTACAGCAAGCTGCAGATGGTCAGAGCTGAAACAGGGGACATCATTGATGAACATGTGACGACGAGACAGGAACTGGAGCAGACACTGAACGAGCTGACGAGAGAGATGAAATTCAA GAATCTCATCATTGACAATTTTATTCCTCCTGAGGAGAAAAACAAGATCATAAACCGCCTCCACTACGACAGCGAGGAGGACCAGTGGAAGGTCTCGCCCCTTCTGCCCTCTGAAAA CAGCTCTCCCCGAATCAGACGAAGGCCGACTTCTGTGGTGGGTTACAAGCGGCCGATGAGCCAGCATGCCCAGGTTGCTGTGGCAACAGGAGCTCCTTCCAGATACAGG CCAGAAAACGTCATGCTGCTGGAGCTGGATATGACGCCACCAGTCATGGTCCCTCTCGATTTGGAAGGTGCAGAGATGAGGACGCGAGGCTTCCTCCGTGAGTTTAACCACCACCGGAGAAGGACAACTGAATCCCGTGTGATGCGAGCCAGGTCCTG GTATCAAGGACCAACTCCACCCGCTTCTCCGCCAACCACCTCTGTGGCCTCTGGGTCTCAGTGCCCACCTCCTACAATGGGGGCATGTGCCGCCATTCCCCAGCCATGA